The Oncorhynchus nerka isolate Pitt River linkage group LG15, Oner_Uvic_2.0, whole genome shotgun sequence genome contains the following window.
CACCTTTGGTCCCTCACGCTTTACGGACTCCAATGTCTTGGGCTTGGGCCTACAGAGGGAGGAAAACACTGGGTGAACGTGCATATGAATCAGGGCATTTTACAGCATAAATGTTTGAATATTCATTTTAAGCTAGATTTACATTGCTGAGATccagggcgacaggtagcctagaggttagcgCATatggtcagtaaccgaaaggttgctagatcgaatccccaagctgacaaggtaaaaatccgccgttctgcccttgaacaaggtagttaacccactgctcctaggccgtcattgtaaataagaatttgtcttacctgacttgcctagttaaataaaggttaaataaaaacacaaaatTACCATCACTATTATGTGAATTTGAGTATGAGCATTCATGAATCAGTGCTTTAACTTGTATTTGCATAGGTTTTGATAAAGAAAACAACTTCACTAGCAGCAAGGTGAAATGATGTCTTGTCGAACAGGAGCACATACTCACACATTGCTATATGTAACAGGTTTGTCGTAAGAACCGACAGGAGCGGTTGGGCGTCCTTTccgctgtaaaaaaaaataatttccATATTGTCAGTTACTCTGAGTTTTGGGtttgtttattatttttaatgaAGTCTAAAAGTTTATTTCAACAAGGGCAGACTAGTTTACCTTTTTTGGAACAGGGCTGGCCCTCTGGCTGGACTCATCCTCCAGTTTCACCCGCTGTAAGAAAATAGACATTGTTGCTGAGATGAAAGCGACAGCGTTCTCTCTACTTTCCTTCCAAGAACTCCATTTATGATTTTGGAGCAATAAGACTAATGCAATGAGTAAATCACTCATTCATACTTCCAGCCAGCATCCTCACTTTCCAATAACAACATAACTGTTTGGAAGCGTGAATCAGTGTATCATGTTCACATTGAAACAACTTCATTTATATTAGATTTGGGCTCCATCTAGATAAGTCCGTCTGCAATATCTCGCATCTTGTCTCCTCGCCTCCTTTCAACCATATTGGAGGAGAAGTTTCAAGGCCCTCCCCTCAGTCCTTCTCCTCTAATGCACTTTGAGGTGAGGAATCGAGGAAAGATGGATGGAGAAAAAGCCTCTAGACTCATTTAAAATCTTCCTTGACCTTGAATGGAAGCTCAGGCCCTGGTCTTGCCACTGCCGCTTTCTCCCCATCTGAGAAGATCTGTTTGGCCTGACAAGGGACAGGAAATGAACATTACTCATAGATGTCTCTGTGTGTTAAACACAATCTACACAGAGATACTTCTTAAATACATTTAGCTGATTTCTTACATTTTCTAGGCAGTTTTTGCAGGCTTCTCGGATCAGCTGGTCGGTCTGCACGTCGTCTCCAACGTTCTCCTTGACATTGCTGGCTGCTTTCTCAAAGAACTGCGGTAAAGAAAGTCAAACTACGAAGACTGCTCTCAACAGAAGAAAGTAGTCACATTTCAGAGACAAATAAATGCCAAAGTATGAGCATATCAAAGGCAAAGTAGTGACAATTTGTTTACATTTCAGATTTGTTTGGGGTGTAAAACCATTCCGTGCTCTCGTTAAATCATATGAAAAGATACTATGAAAAATGTCTAATAAAAAGCATGTTCAATTTGTAAGCTGTGTTGAGTAAGGATTTCAAATTTGATTAAATCCCTCGAGACTATTACGTTAGTTGAAGTTATGAGTAAACAAATGCATGTCCTGGGAGTATGCACTGTGTGGAGATATTCACATAGCAATGGGATAATCACATTTTAAAATGCATGGAATTTGGAAGAAAATATATCCAGCAGACTTACCTTCATGTATTTTCTGAAGACTCCCATAATGTCCTCGTTGAAGCTGGGCTGCAGAACCGTTCGGAGGAGGTCCATGGATATAACAGGATCTGTGTAGCTAGAAGAACAATGATAGTGAATAGATTAGCTATATTACATCTTTTGGAAAAATCTGTCCCGAAAGTCATTCTCACAAAACAAATCAGTTTTAGCTCTGTACTAAAAATGCTATATCttaaacttgactgctgacatgtaCAATACTTGGTATTGTATTACTATTAAAAGTGGACTAATTAACAAAATACTCAGATGTGTttgagtgaactatccctttaacagtCAGTCAACTTGCCTCACGGTCATCTGTGAGCGCCTGCCCCTGCGATGGACCTGTCTGTGTTTTATCATGATGTTCCATGGATTCTGGAAGAAGAGGCAAAGGATGCACAGAGTCAGCAATAAAACACCAGAATAGAGACATTTTAATTGAGTGAGGCGTCAAAGAGGACTACTGGCCCGCTCGGCTTCAGTTATGTTATAATTCAAAACACTGAActctaattaagcaataaggcacctcaggggtttgtggtatatccccgaggtgccttattgctgaaTTAGAACAGccattagctgtggtatattcgcaatataccacaaacccccgttGTGCCTTatcgctattataaactggttacaatgtaattagagcagtaaaaaaatcaaatgttttgtcatacccgtggtatatagtctattataaactgtgtggtttgaaccctgaatgctgattggctgacagccgtggtatatcagactgtataccaaggggtatgacaaaacattatttttactgctctaattacattggtaaccagtttataatagcaacaaGGCACGCTTTACGTCGTGCCTCTGAACAGCCACACCCCCTTGtgtcttattgcttaaatatacaacagctttcagacaatcagcattcagggcttgaatgcccagtttataaatacatttgacaaatacatttgacaaCCAACAACTACTGCAAAACTTCTGCTGTGCACTACACCACTTAAAATCTTAACTTTGACGTGCTCACATTTTCTGATTTCCTTAACCCAAATCTTTCATTCCGTCCATTCTCAACCACAGGACGTGGGTGCTAACGTTACACGATTATGAATTCCCTCGTTGTTCCTGCCCTGAGTTTGTTGgtgccaatttgtaagtcgctctggataagagcgtctgctaaatgacttaaatgtaatgtaatgtaaatgttgtaaGGAAAAATATGCCGACACTGAACCAGTGAGCTGCATTATGTGCAGATGTATActttttgtaaaaaaataaaataaataaagatacGGAGACGCAGACTTAATATGAAATTATCTTTTTGGTTTATGTCATGGCAGGACGCAGATGTAGGCCAATGTTGAAGGATTTAGTTTAGCATAGCCCGGTGCACCGAGTGAGGACAGATTTCACTTAAGGACCAATGAAATGGTCTAAACAAAAACGATCCGCTCAACAGGGGCACCGGGCCATGTAAAACGAACTTGCACATTGCGAAGGCAGCCGCGTTCTCTCCACAACTCCACCCACGTTGATGCCTTCCTCTTCGCCATCATTGTTTAGGTCTCACGTGCGGAATACTCATTGCCTAATTATACAGTAGTTATTTCCCAATCGCTTCGTAGCACTGCTCATACTACAAGATGCACGACCAACATTTCTGAAATGTCAGAAAATTATCGGCACATCCGACAGGGGTCTGGAGAACGGAACACTCATCATTCGTGCGTCCTTGACCCGCTCAAAACCACGCTAGTCCCGATGTACTGATCCTAGCCCAAATTCATAGGATTTCACCCAGATTATGAAAATTCGTCTGGGACGGCAAAAACGTATAGTGTACGCCCGGCCTATAGACTGTTGAAATGACAATCGCAAAACACAATTGCCTCGCTTCCACGCAAAAATTAAGGAATGAGCTCAAACTGTCAATCTGCGATAGCTAGCTGTCATTGACAGATGAGAGATGCTAATTTAAGGACTATCAGTTGTCCACTTTCACTGACAAATACAAAACTATTTAAAAGGACTATCAGTTGTGCACTTTATCGTAACATGACTGTGTAATCACAGTTCGTAAGAAAGTATTATGTTATGGAATTTGTAGATGCTTAGCGCTCACCATAGTTTGTATGGGCGGCTGTTCAACAGCATCTTGTTGAAGCCAATCCCTCCGTCCCTCACTTCGATGAGCACCCATTTAGCAAGTATTAATTTGAAGACAACAGTCTGGGGTGTGATGATTGAATAGATCTCCGCGGTAGCTCGCGACCAGGAAAACTATGTTCCGTCTCGACGCTTTTGCAGAAGTGGGCAATTGTCAAATTGCGAATAGATCTTAAATATATTTGTACAAAATAAGACTTGGTTTTCTAAATGCGTGCTGTCAAATTACTTCCTTGAGTAACTTTACAGAATATTCCAGCAATCAAAAGCAACAGTCTCATTTTCTAACCACACAATTGTTCTTTGACAGACGATGTTGTTTCTAGAAACCAAAACGAACATATGACTGCCATCTATTGTACGGGAGGTACCAAAATGTATTCAGCGCACGCGTAAACGCGTCTCCGTGTGACGAAAGCTTATGAACCATTGCAGCCGCCATCTTTGTAGGGGCTTTCAGCAGCAATTTGACTATCACCAAACATTTTGGAATATACTGACTATTCCGCGCTGCTATCAGCATACTGGGTTGTAGTTACTAGCATGACAGTATACGTTTTTATTTCCCCAAAGTAATATCACAGAATGAGCCAGATGTTTCCCCGAATATATAAATATGAAGCATCCCTTTGGCGTTTCCATACaccaccaaatatggtagtgGGAGAAGATCGCGCGAGGTGGATTTTGGCCGACACTAAGCACATTTTCTCATCGTTgaatctcaatacagttttctgttcctaAAACAAAAATTGGACTTTACCCTTAGCCAACGTGTAAAAATTGCGTTGTTTAGGAGTATAAGGCCGGATTGAGTTATTGCACTTAtttcactgcatctcagtgctagaggcatcactacagaccctggttcgatttcaGGCTGTATCTCAACCGTTCGTGTTTGGGAGTcccccccttatcaatctaccaaaatgcaaaaacaggtttttagacatttaactaggcaagtcagttaagaacacattcttatttacaatgacagcccaccccgccaaacccggacaacgaaCGGGcgaattgtgcgccgccctatgggactcccattcaCGGCCAGATGTGGttcagcctggaatcaaaccagggactgtagtgacgcctcctgctctgagatgcagtgccttagaccaaatCTGGTTTCTTATGATCAGTCTTTAAGTGTCTTTTGGCCAACTCCAAGTGGTCTCTTGTGTCttttgctgaggagtggctttcgtctggccactctaccataaaggcctgattgatggagttctTCCAGAAGGACTCcaccaatctccacagaggaactctggagctccgtcagagtgtagaaaaatctcaaagatgatcaatggaaacaggatgcacctgagctcaattaagCATCTTAACATATTTGCATAAGTATTTTCTATTAAAACAGTTTTTTTATGTttacaaaaatgt
Protein-coding sequences here:
- the LOC115142849 gene encoding deoxynucleotidyltransferase terminal-interacting protein 1-like; amino-acid sequence: MGAHRSEGRRDWLQQDAVEQPPIQTMNPWNIMIKHRQVHRRGRRSQMTVSYTDPVISMDLLRTVLQPSFNEDIMGVFRKYMKFFEKAASNVKENVGDDVQTDQLIREACKNCLENAKQIFSDGEKAAVARPGPELPFKRVKLEDESSQRASPVPKKRKGRPTAPVGSYDKPVTYSNVPKPKTLESVKREGPKWDPSRLNEGSTFVLGSRANKALGMGGTRGRIYIKHAELFKYAADAQDKHWLAERQHMRATGGKMAYLLIEEDVQDLSLSDDYKDCPDLKMTPIELKPFTVPGWMIEKMQKAMEVQSSGKE